The genomic DNA AATTAAATTAAGGAGGTTCTTGATTATACCAGGAGCCGTTATCCCAATCCACCGCCCAAAGGCCAAAGCTATCCGAATCGGATCTATCTACAACAAACCCACCGACGTCACTAACATCTATCATCTACGTGGCCGTACGTGACACGCGTAAGCCCTTCCTCCAAAAGCTCTCTGCTTCTCTGCCCAACTGAGAAGTGAGAAATGGATTcagaaatattaaattgaaaaaaaaaaaattaaaaagaaaaaaccttaaataattataaaggcCAAAtcgactttttctttttctataagaGGCCCAGCATGCATTAAATAATTGAAGACTGGACCACACTTTTCTTATTCTCCATCTACCCATCCCTTGTTTTCTTGTTCTGCAAGTTTATTAGGTCTAGAAGACACAGGTTGATTGCCCCGATAGAAACGCCATCCTCACACCTCATTCTCGGGCCGTCCAAAGGgcaagaaaaaacaacaacaattaaACTAATCAGCagctctctttttatttttatttttatttttaaattgatggaatcaaactatttttttctatatttagatcgtttgagattgcgattttaataagtgcaattttataatttttatttttaaaattgctatttttttaaaatcgtaaaggcgttTAGTAaaagatgttaattttttttttttatcaaatatttgttatgcgaaatcttaattttgctttaaattcacatattttcaaataagcacacTTTAGCCTGCTTAtcgaaatcgcagatttttttttttctattttaaattaagtgttttttaaatcgcaatgccaaacgcctCACTAAaacgatatcttttaaaaaatgcaaattattcttgcgaaatcgcaatcccaaacacacccttaaaTACACTCTACAatttcttatattaaaaaaaaaaaaaaaatcaaaatattccattttttaaatatatgaaaaatcagCTTTTTTTATAGATTATTTAATGATTAGGTATGAAACAGTGCTATAGAAAGCTGATATAAGATAATTATTGTGAATGCTATAACAACATTGGTTGAGAGGGAATTTTCCTTTGAGCCTTCtctttcatttaaaaatcaaattaagcaACCTAGACGAAATAATTacgtgcttttttattttttactttttaatgatACAATGATGTTGACTATCTTTGGAGCAGATGCCCTATGTGTCATTCCCTTTTttatgtttagaaaaaatttcagaaaaatcacaaaaatttaTTCACATCagattctttatatttaatCAACCCTCAAGAGTTGCTACAGTGTTTTCTAATGTGTAAGAAATCAAAATTAGTtttctatacattattttaatataaacatttctttttcctatctccttttttatctttttatctttaattgaagattgtgttggaattttgtaaaaaaaagtaaaggtaGGTAAGggaatttgtattttgtaaagaatattttaaaggtatagaaaaatataagaaaagttattgtgaaatatacttttataggaaaacaaaaaatatttttgtgtcCTAAACTTGaggaaaatcaaaagaaatatacTGCTAGTGCTATTAGAACACAAGTatacgtgtcaaaatttgattaGATATGAGTATCAACTTTCGTGTCCCTTTCTCACCATCACTTTATGCCATTTTTTCTTAATGTTGTTTCGTACAAACAGCACAAAAACTATGTTTTTGTGCCGTTTGCACCGTAAATGGTGTAAAATTTTAATAACGTTTACTGTATAAacgttattaaatttttaagttgTGTCGTTTTTTTTGTAAtgcattaaaatatcaaaggaaGTTCggtaaattttttgaagttaaaAACAAGATATTGTTGGTTTTATTGCATTGAAGTTTGTTGGAGTGCTGCCTCTGCCAAATGATGGATAAGAATCCCTTGaaatttttaaggaaattttagtttctgaaattttaaatttaagtcATTCATTTTTATCTAAAAGTCATTATCCTGCCATATATAcaattactaataaaataataaaataatgataattattaatttcattaaaaatttaaatattattttattattttattagtagcgGAACACGTGATATGATAATTGgcctttaaataaaaatgaatgacttgaatctaaaatttcagaaactaaaattttcctaaaaattgCAACATTATCTTGGAATCATCGATTAAATTTCCATTTTACTTCGAGACCGCCTTCCTTTAGTAATTCATGTACTTATATTTGTcatttgagtaatgttaaatatatatataatcagttTATAATTCTTCTCAATTAATCAACTTAATGCAATTCGGCATCCCGGACGTGGGCGTCAACATAGAATAAGAACAAGTCAAAAggtggactttttttttttgttttttatcttgaaaaaaatgcCTTCAATGTGTTGGCCCCACATTTCTTGACGCCGAAGTAAACCCAACAATGGTAGGTAAGCCAGCTCCTacgtggcattttttttttaatagattgcGGCATTATTTAATGCACAGCAAACTTCGGCCGCAAGTCAACTTTAGAATTACCGTAAACCTTTGGAAGTGCAAATCAAATATCGTATACGGCATTGAACCCACCTCATGAGCGCCGCgagcattaaaaaaataactaaaaatatcAGCAATCTGAAAGTCCAAAACGACCCTTGATAGTTCGCAGCTCACCGACTAAACTTGTCTGGGGAAGGCAGGGCCAGTTTAGTAATTTCAGTCATTCAAGGAGCTCTATAAAAGGGGTTCGTAGCGATAACAGCTCTTGATTCTCACAGTTGTTTATCAATTTTTAGCGTGTAGGTTGTTGGTGAAGGCTGTAGAATCCATGGCTCCGCATGTAATTGGCCAAAATGACGTAGCAAGGACAATGGTGGAAACTGTTAGGGTTAGGGTTCAACGGAGTCCCTCGTCATCGTGTTCACCACCACAATCATCAAACCCTATCAAACTCCGCGGCTCGCCGGTCCGGTTCATGTTTTACCGGGACGGCTCGTGGATCGATTTCCCGAGCGATGTGCAGGAGAGCATTCGACTGGGGTTCTCTGAGCGGAAGCCGATGATGGACATATCGATAGGAGGGTCGAGGTACATCTTTGACTTTCTGCGCATGTTGCAGATTGATTTCGGGACCGGGAATCAGCGATCGATTGCTTGGATTGACAAAAATAGTAACTGCATTTTCCCGAGGAAGTTCGTCGGCGAAGATATGGGGGACGAGAACGGTGCGGAGGGGAGTTCAGGAAATACGCCGATTAAGATTGAGATTCGAATTGACGGGAGTTCGTGTAAGAGAAAGGGGGAGGAATTGGAATCGAGTTCAAACGGGGTCCAGGATGAGGGAAGTTCGTTGAAACGACAACGTTTAGCGACTGCCAATTCAGAAACACCTATATGGCCGAATGCGAAGATTTTGAGCCCAGGAGACCGAGCTTACTTGGTGGTGAGCAAATTTTTCCTGGTTGGGATCCGGAGGTTTGATGACGCTGCTTCTATCAGCGCAATTCACCAGTGTACGCTCTCGGGGCCGTTGGAGAAAGCTCGCTTCGAAGTTTTTCAGAAGCAGATTGAGACTGTCAAGGCCGCTCGGGGCGCATCGAATACTGTGTATGCCTGGTATGGAGCTTCAGCTAAAGACGTAGCCGGGGTTTTAGCACATGGGTTTTCAGTGTCAAACAAGGTTTCGGGCACTGAAACTAATGGGGTTGGTATATACTTGTACCCCATGGGTTTACCCCATATAAGGTAGATTACGTGATTCTGTTCTGAATTACAAGTTCATTTTTCAGTTATTTTTATTGAGAACTTATGGGTTGGGTTGGTTTCAGTGCTCTGCAATCGGAGACAGACGACAATGGCCAGAAGCATATGATATTGTGCCGTGTTATATTGGGTAATGTCGAAGAGGTCCAGGCGGGGTCCCAACAATGCCATCCTTCTAGTGAAGATTTTGATACAGGTGCAGATGATCCTAAGAATCCGGAAAGGTATGTGGTGTGGTTCGCCGATATGAACAGGAACATTCTTCCAGAGTGTGTTGTGAGCTACAAATCTTCTGATAATTTGACAGGTATCAATGGTTCATCTTGTTTggtttgctttgatttttgtaTCTGCTTTTCATGTTTGAAAGCTAGTTGTACCCTCATTATTATTTTCAGGTCAGGTGAGAGGTTCGGCAAAGTATCCGTTTTGGAAATTATTTTCGAAGATGGAAAATTCGCTTCCCGAAGCAAAACTGCAGGAAGCGAAGAATCTGTATGGCGCATTTCGGGTAAGTAGGCGGCTTTTTATTTTGCGAAGATTGTTTTTGGAGTGTGGAAATAAGATcatgattaattttttcatatatctATATGGGTTATAACAGGCTGGGAAGGTGACCAGAGATATCTTTGTAAAACAGTTGCGATCTGTTGTGGGGGAACAGATGCTGAAATCAACAATTCGGGAGATTATAGCCTCGGAATGAGGTctccaagatttttttttttcatttgggaGATATAGAAATATGTTTTGTCATGTTCTATTGGATGCAAGAATTACATGTAATCCTACAAAACATCTAGGATTAGTAAGGAAAGACtcaaacatataaaagaaaatttactaGTTTGTAGGTTTagtttgtgttctttttttcctcctttgtttctttttttgggctttaatTCACCTCGCCATATTGTAGCAACTATACTTCAATTTCATCAAGAGAAGTTAAGTGttcattctttgttttgttttgttttgtttttttttttaaaagtacttCAAACAAGAACTACAAAAGAGGGCTGGGCAACCCCAACACTAAGCCACATAACAACCAAAGCAAACAGAAATTAAAAGGGAATGCATCAAATGAATGATGTGACTCAATGTATTCTTAGCATGAACACCAAGAAAAGTGGCCGCCAATAAAGGCGGGTAAACTAGGCGCGGGCAAGGGCATGAATGTTGCGAGACCCTTCAAGCCTACCCAAACCCCCAATGCAAGGGACGGAGATAGGGGCATGACGTTCAAGATACCCTCAACCCTATCCAAAAGCCTGTTGGGTTACAATATCATCAGAAACATAGAAACAGAAGGAAAGATAGAAAATTTAGGAACACCAagttacaagaaaaataaaaaacaataaaaaaaaaaagaagcaaaaaaaccCGCAAAATAGCAACTTTGGTGGAGGGTGAGGAGGAGGAAGGTAGAGTGAAGAGGCAGTCCAGCATGAGTGGCTCATGTGCCGGCGCGTGGATGTCAGATGGTGACGTGGCAGGGGTTACAAAAAGCTAGGACACTGGAGAGAGCGGTGGAGTGGCGCGTGGCAAGCTGGGTCTAGCGGAGGAAGGTAGATCTAGCTTTGAAATATCCAATCTGAGAACCTTGACAGATCCGGCAAGCAACATTGTGGAGGAGACGGATGGGGAGGTGGATGATGTGGCTGTCAAGGGGGAGAGATAGTGACTGCGATTTTGTGTGTAGGGATAGATCATCATAGATGATGGATAGAGCCTCATAACTGGCAAGAGGATCTAGAGAGAACTCTAGATGAAAAAAGGAGCTTCTctcttggagaagggagaaacTTGGTAAAGGAGACAACATGTAGAGAGGAAGGAGAAGGGAAGGCGGAGAGgaggagagtttttttttttttttttgcagacaAGAGTAAACGTTCTAttatcaaaacacttttttttttttttttgataagttaaaaaaaaaaattgttcacaaTTATGTATTGTTGTATAACTGCAACTCATTTGGTTCTTTTTACAACTCTTGCAACTCAATGGGTAGAAACATGAATTGGGTCCTTTTACAACTCTTGTAACTCATTGAGTAGCATGTTTGGCATTGAGTTTGGACGTgctcttctttttaaaaaagaagtaaCTCTATGGGAGCTTAAAACATTGTTATTGGATAAGTAGGTGATGATATTCATACGTGCCTGTCTATGGGGGCTTGTGTTTGGGTGTGTTATGTGTTTAATTTTTGGTGTCAAGTTGTCATTGTGAAGTAGCCAAGGGTAAGTTTGGAAGTACGAATGTGTctttgtatttgatttcatgCAGATTTTGATGCATCAAAAGCCTCACATGTTTTCTTGATTGAAAGtgcctttaatttgttttagcGATAATCCAATTTTTAATAAGATGTAATAGAGcacttatattttaatttgttcagGATGTGGATAATAGTTATCATTTTTCATTGTTAATATCTATCTACCTAGTTATCGAAAAACAAATATGCATAACTGAGAATTATTACATATCTGATATTGAATGTTTTAAGGGACAAATTTGTTCCTCAAGTAAGAGAGAATGTAGATTCCATCTTACTACTTCTGTCattctcttccatttttgttgAGACTCCTTCACATACAGTGGAAATCATGAAAAAGCTGAAGAATATCAATAATTCTAAAAAGGAATCTAGAGATAGCGACAATCTTATGAGTATCAGGCATCTTATAGCAAgttctttttattcttcaagATTAAGATGTCATCttaatcaattttaaatattttattcaagtttttCTGAAGTTTTTGGAGGGTCTGATTAGTTTTTAATTAGGGGATTTGGGTGATTAAAATTGGGGTGATTTCCATTGTATCTCTACTACAGACGGGTAGATAAGTCGAGAAGCCACTGTAGAATTGTGtgtaaagttttttattttttattttttttgaaaaaaccatTCTGTTGGTTCTGTAAATATGTAATGGTGGCTGCTCTTAGAGTTTGTGAGAGTTCGGTAAAGAGGTGAGGTGGTGGAATCTGAAGAACTAACTGTAGAGAGTTatttgagaaattaatggaatcGACTAATTGCGTGTATCGGATCATGGAAAGAAATGGGCTTATATGCCGgggtaaaaatgaaaaagttgttTGTATGCAACAAGGAACATTAAATGTGGTATGTGCATGAGGTCTTTATGAAGAACTCAttgttaagtgtttttttgttaaagcaGTATACGATTATAAAATCTGCGTAAGATATCTACAATACTCCATTTGCATCACATGGGTTGTTGGCAAAAGGCTTATGAGCTTCTGACATGTGGGTTTGGAATACACAGAAAGAAATCTGGTCTTGAAGTTCATGAGGCAGCTCATGTAGACTTGTCTTCGGTAGGCATACTGGCTTACCCCATAAAAGGTACTCATATACTTCATCTAGATATAGTTTGATTCTTTGtcattatattttgatttgttcCTGTTGATGagtgaattttcattttcttattagAGCCTATTGCTAATGAAAGcatattcttttcttattttaagaTAATGGGAATAACAATTTCCGAGGTGCTTTATGTTAGAATTTCacaaaaaaagggtatttttgtattgTGTATCAATATGAATTGTCATGTTTCCTTATATATTCTGTCCTTGCTTGTTtcgattgctggtggtcgggaggacgttctcgaagcgcggtagtgtggaagatgatccctctgtgtcttatgtggtgtatttggaatgaaagaaatgctagatgctttgagaaatccactaggactatagaggaactgACTCATCTTTTTTTCATTACTCTTTACtcctggacggccgcttggctagcttcTATAGGGAttaatttctttgatttcttatttcatttttctccctcttaggcgctctctttttataTTTCTCGTGTATGTGGGTGGCGCCCCTCTGAGCTTTtgatttatatcattattacttataaaaaaaaaaaaacatgtaccaCTAAATTTGACTATCTTTGATATAGTTTACTTGGGTAATGTCTTTAATTCTGTGCAGAAACTAGTGTTCTTTTTAATGTGGTTGGCCAGTTACAAATATGGACGTTATGATTTGGGTTCTGATTCTATCAAAATGCATTGGTTTCAAAATCACATCTTGACTTGAGAGTTCTGGATATCGACCATGTACCACTAAATTTGACTACTTTGGCAAAGTTTACTTTGGTAATGTCTTTAATTCTTGATTAGAAACTAGTGTCTTTTTTAATGTGGTTGGCCAGTTACAAATATGGACATTATGATTTGGGTTCTGATTATATAAAAATTCATTGGTTTTAAAATCACATGTCAAGTTGGAGACCTAGTGGTGTACATGCAAGGTTTAGACTGTTTAGTACACAGGCAGATGACAATTGCCAAAACATGTGATACTGTGCCGTGTTATATTGGGTAATGTCAAAAAGGTCGAGGCTGAGTCTCTGTAATGCCATCCTTCTAATGTATAGTTTGATACAGTTGCAAATGATTCTAAGAATCCTAAACGGTATGTGGTGTTGTGCACCAATATGAGCACACATTCTTCCTAGAGTTTGTTCAGTTATCAATATTTTGTggaaaaatgctatttagtagactactaTAGTATGGTTATACAACTGGAATGATATAGCAGTAGAAATCAGCTCTTAATTATTCCTTTTTACAAGTTTTTTCTGATTCAAAGGCTAATTTTTACTGTTGAATCATTTTAGTtgtagtctactaaataacatttatcttctTTGTGACTACCATTGATTTCTTATTAATCGGAATTGAAAATTCAAGGCAGGACCATTAGTtaggttttttgtttcttttatttggttggtTAGATAAGACACTAACATTATTTCTACAACTTTGCATATATAACCTGTGTGAAAGACTCTTCTCTCCACATTCATGAATCGTTAACAATTTGTTAACAATTTATTTACagatatttcaaaatttcatcaaaattattaaatataatatttgcCATTTAACTTTAATTAAAGCCCTTATATTATGAAATGGAATTAATACAAATGTCCCAATTGAACAGATATAACTTACTAAGGAATTGAgaccatataattaaaattagacgcataataatgatatttattacATGTAGCTACCATAATTGTGGTAACAAACTCCTCCAATGTGCCTCCAATGGGGTGATTATCCTAAAATTGCGTCGACAATCTAGACAATTTGTACTTCTCCCTATAGCCACCATATCCACATTGTCTTGGGGATATGATGGCTATAGTGGGAAGTATTGATTGTCCGGGCTGTCGACGCAATTTTAGGATAATCACCCTTCAGCCTTTGGAGGTGCGTTGGAGTTTGAGTGGCGTGTAATAGATGTCATTATTGTGCGTCTAGTTTTAATTATATGGTCTCAATCCCTTAGTAAGTTATTTTTGTCTGATTGGTACATTTGTATTAATTCTATTTCATAATATAAgggttttaattaaaataaaatagcaaatattatatttaataattttgaaatatctGCTAAATAAATTGTTAATGATTCATAAAAGTGGAGAAGAGTATCACACAAGTTATATATGCAAAA from Corylus avellana chromosome ca6, CavTom2PMs-1.0 includes the following:
- the LOC132184125 gene encoding probable inactive poly [ADP-ribose] polymerase SRO3, yielding MAPHVIGQNDVARTMVETVRVRVQRSPSSSCSPPQSSNPIKLRGSPVRFMFYRDGSWIDFPSDVQESIRLGFSERKPMMDISIGGSRYIFDFLRMLQIDFGTGNQRSIAWIDKNSNCIFPRKFVGEDMGDENGAEGSSGNTPIKIEIRIDGSSCKRKGEELESSSNGVQDEGSSLKRQRLATANSETPIWPNAKILSPGDRAYLVVSKFFLVGIRRFDDAASISAIHQCTLSGPLEKARFEVFQKQIETVKAARGASNTVYAWYGASAKDVAGVLAHGFSVSNKVSGTETNGVGIYLYPMGLPHISALQSETDDNGQKHMILCRVILGNVEEVQAGSQQCHPSSEDFDTGADDPKNPERYVVWFADMNRNILPECVVSYKSSDNLTGQVRGSAKYPFWKLFSKMENSLPEAKLQEAKNLYGAFRAGKVTRDIFVKQLRSVVGEQMLKSTIREIIASE